The following coding sequences lie in one Musa acuminata AAA Group cultivar baxijiao chromosome BXJ1-8, Cavendish_Baxijiao_AAA, whole genome shotgun sequence genomic window:
- the LOC103994183 gene encoding sm-like protein LSM5, with protein MSHNPSQLLPAELIDRCIGSKIWVIMKGDKELVGTLKGFDVYVNMVLEDVTEYEITAEGRRITKLDQILLNGNNIAILVPGGSPDPE; from the exons ATGTCTCACAACCCCTCCCAGCTGCTCCCTGCGG AGCTGATCGATCGGTGCATTGGGTCGAAGATATGGGTTATAATGAAAGGCGACAAGGAACTCGTTGGGACCCTTAAAGGCTTCGATGTCTACGTCAACATGGTCCTTGAAGATGTCACCGAATA TGAAATTACAGCTGAAGGACGTAGGATAACAAAACTTGACCAGATACTGCTAAATGGAAACAACATCGCCATT CTGGTCCCTGGTGGTTCTCCGGATCCAGAGTAA